A segment of the Corynebacterium liangguodongii genome:
GTACCAGGCGTTAATCGGGCTGCGCAGGCGCAACCCGTGGCTCACCCGCGCGGACCTCGAGGTGCGAGAAAAGACCAACGAGACCATCACCGTGCGCGTCTTCAACTCCGCCCAAGAGCTGCTTATCGACGCCTGCCTGGCCCCCACCCCCGGCGTGCGCGTCCACGCGGGTGGGGAGACCCTCTACGAATGGCACGCCTCCTAGGCAGATCACACACCGAGGAAGCGGCGAATCAGGCTGCGGTAGGCCAGGGTGGTAAGCCTGACGTCCGCGACCTCAACGTACTCGTCGTGGGAGTGGAGCAGGTCGAGCACGCCGCCGAGCGTGCGCTGCCGTTCGTGGAGCGCGAAGCCGTAGCCCACCCCGCCCTTGCGGCGGGCGAACCGGAGGTCGGAGCCACCGGCGGCGATGGTGGGCACGACGGGAACGCCGGGGAAGAACTCGTCGAAGGTCTCCACAATGGCCTCGTAGAGGGGCCCCTCGGTCGGGGAGACAGTGGCGTCTTCGGTGATGAGGTGTTCGATGGTGACGCGCTCGGCGAGGTCCCCGAGGGCGTCGCGAAGCATCTCGTCGATGCTCTCTTGGGTCTGCCCGGGCAGCGGGCGGATGTCGAGCTCGATGTGGGCCGTCGACGGCAACACGTTGATCGCCCCGCCGGCGTGCATCACCGTCGGGGCGATGGTGAGGTGGCTCATCGCGTGGGAGTAGCGGGCGAGGTCGCCCAGGGCGGAGTAGGAGGAGCCGTCGATAAGCGCGCGCTGCGTATCTTCGTCGAAGCGGAACGCGCGCACGTATCCCTCCCACAGCTCGTCCGAGGTCACCGGGGGTTCGATGGCGCACACGCGGCGCGCGACCTCGGCGATGAGGTCGACGGTGAGTTCGCGGCCGTAAGGGGTCGAACCGTGCCCGGCGTCGCCGTGAATGGTCAGCCTGCGCTGCGCCGCGCCCTTTTCGCCGACGACAACGACGAGCGCATCGCTGCCGTCGGCGACGGGCAGGTGGCTCCCACCCTCTTCGGAAAGGCAGTTCTTCCAGCTAAAGGCGTCGCCGGCGTGGCTGGCGAGCCACCCCGCCCCGAGTCCGCCCCGGGCCTCTTCGTCCGCGCAGCCCACAAACGTCAGCGTGCCCTTCGGGCGGTCCCCGCTTCTGGCAACGTCGCGGGTCGCTGCGGCCATGGCGGCGGTGATGTAGAGCATATCGGTGGCGCCGCGGCCGTAGATCCGGCCGGCCTCTTCCTCCGCAGCGAAGGGATCGCGCGTCCACTTCGGCAGGTCGACGGGGACGACATCGGTGTGGCCGAGCAGGGTCAGCGGCTCGGCCTCCGGGTCTGTGCCCTCGATAGTAAAGGCGATAGACACCCGATTCGGGTGTGGCTCGAATCGGCGTACCTGAACGTCGGTGCCTGAGAAGAATTGCTCGAGCGTATCGGCGCTTTTCGCCTCGCCTCCGGAGTCGGCGGTAAGGTCGTTGACGCAGCCGTTGCGGACGAGCTGTTTAAGCAATGTGATGGCTGCTTCGTCAATGGGGGTGTCTTCTTGCATGCCGCAAAGTCTAGCGTTGGGGGTGGGCCAATTAGTTACATGCGACCTAGTGCATGTAAGGTCGCCTCATACAAGACCGTGAAAGGTGTGGATGTGGCAAGGCGTGAAACGAGTACTGATCCGAGGGCGGTAAGGACCCGCGAAACGTTGATCCAGTCAACGATTGATCTGCTGCGAGAGCACCGATCGGAGGACCTGTCGGTATCGCAAATTGTGAAGGTGGGGGGCTTGAGCCGCCAGGTGTTCTACGAGCACTTCGCGGACCGGGATGCCCTGCTGCTCGCGGCGGGTGAACAGATGGTTAACCCTGCACTGCAGTGGGCGGGTGAGGTTTCCCGAGGTGGCATCGGGCCCGATCGTGCGGTCGAGCGCCTCTTCGAACTCATTGAACCCTACCGGAGCGCATTGAGCAATCTTTGCGACGGCCCGGTGCATTGGCGTCTGCACTCCTACGGCATGAGCGAAGTCGAGCCGTTCCTGCGAGCAGAGCTCACCGAGGTGCTGAGTAAGGACGGGCAGGAAGTCTCCGAGAGCCACCTGAAGAACACCTCTCGCTTCATCTCCTGCGGTGTTATCGCCCAGTTCACTGATGCGATCCGGGAGGGGCGCAGCGCTGAGGACGCACGTCGAGTCATGCGGGAGATCCGCGAGACAATCAGCGTCGTCACGTACAAGACGCCGTAGTCTCCCCCCGCGTCCTTGAACGCCGTTTAAGTTTGTGAGAGAGTATCCTCATTCACACTGAACGGAGTTCAAGCATGAGCGCAAGCATCCTCGATACCGCCCGCACCAAAGTTCTCGAGTGCGGCGAAGGCCTCAACGAGGCCGAGATCCTCGACGCCCTAAGCGTGCCCGACGACGAGCTCACAGAGCTGCTCGAGCTCGCCCACCAGGTGCGCATCAAGTACTGCGGGGTGGAGGTGAGCCTCGAGGGGATCATCTCGCTGAAAACCGGCGGGTGCCCCGAGGACTGCCACTTCTGCTCCCAGTCAGGGCTTTTCGAATCCCCCGTGCGCGCCGTGACCCTCAACATCGAAGAGCTCGTTGAGGGCGCGCGCCAATCCGCCAAGATGGGCGCGAGCGAGTTCTGCATCGTCGCCGCCGTCAAGGGGCCCACAGAGCGGCTCCTCGACCAGGTGGCCGACGCGATCGAGGCGATCAACGCCGAGGTGGAGATCTCTATTTCCGCCTCGCTCGGCATCCTTGACCGCGACCAGGCCCGCCGCCTGCGCGAGATGGGGGTGTCGCGCTACAACCACAATTTCGAAACCGCCCGCTCCTTCTTCCCCAACGTCGTGACCACCCACACCTGGGAAGAGCGCAAGAACACCCTCGAGTACGTGCGCGCGGAGGGCATGGAGGTCTGCTGCGGCGGCATTATCGGGCTCGGGGAGTCTTTAGCGCAGCGCGCCGAGTTCGCCGCCCAGCTCGCCGAGGTCTCTCCGCACGAGGTGCCGATGAACTTCCTCGACCCGCGCCCCGGCACGCCGTTCGCGGATCGCCCGCTCGTGCCCCAGGGCGAGGCGCTGCGTGCCGTAGCGGCGTTCCGCCTAGCCATGCCGACGGCGCAGATGCGCTTCGCTGGCGGCACTGAGCTCGCGCTTGGCGACGACGGCACAGAGCGCGGTCTCCTCGGCGGGGCCAACGCGATTATCGGCGGCAACTACCTCACCACTGCGGGCCGACCCATGGAGGCCGACCGCGACGCGATCGACCGCGTGACCAGCCTCGGTATGCCCACGGTCTACGACACGATCAAGGCGCTGTGAGGATCCCCGAGAGCACCGAGCTTGCCAGCGCCATCCTCTCCGGCGAGGCTGCCTTCAG
Coding sequences within it:
- a CDS encoding M20/M25/M40 family metallo-hydrolase gives rise to the protein MQEDTPIDEAAITLLKQLVRNGCVNDLTADSGGEAKSADTLEQFFSGTDVQVRRFEPHPNRVSIAFTIEGTDPEAEPLTLLGHTDVVPVDLPKWTRDPFAAEEEAGRIYGRGATDMLYITAAMAAATRDVARSGDRPKGTLTFVGCADEEARGGLGAGWLASHAGDAFSWKNCLSEEGGSHLPVADGSDALVVVVGEKGAAQRRLTIHGDAGHGSTPYGRELTVDLIAEVARRVCAIEPPVTSDELWEGYVRAFRFDEDTQRALIDGSSYSALGDLARYSHAMSHLTIAPTVMHAGGAINVLPSTAHIELDIRPLPGQTQESIDEMLRDALGDLAERVTIEHLITEDATVSPTEGPLYEAIVETFDEFFPGVPVVPTIAAGGSDLRFARRKGGVGYGFALHERQRTLGGVLDLLHSHDEYVEVADVRLTTLAYRSLIRRFLGV
- the bioB gene encoding biotin synthase BioB, whose product is MSASILDTARTKVLECGEGLNEAEILDALSVPDDELTELLELAHQVRIKYCGVEVSLEGIISLKTGGCPEDCHFCSQSGLFESPVRAVTLNIEELVEGARQSAKMGASEFCIVAAVKGPTERLLDQVADAIEAINAEVEISISASLGILDRDQARRLREMGVSRYNHNFETARSFFPNVVTTHTWEERKNTLEYVRAEGMEVCCGGIIGLGESLAQRAEFAAQLAEVSPHEVPMNFLDPRPGTPFADRPLVPQGEALRAVAAFRLAMPTAQMRFAGGTELALGDDGTERGLLGGANAIIGGNYLTTAGRPMEADRDAIDRVTSLGMPTVYDTIKAL